A single genomic interval of Blastocatellia bacterium harbors:
- the mutS gene encoding DNA mismatch repair protein MutS, translating into MEIKGPTKLTPMLKQYHETKRRYPGTLLFFRLGDFYELFYEDALIGSKELEITLTARHKERGAPVPMCGVPHHALNAYVAKLIRKGYRVAICDQVEEPTGRSKLVKREVVRIVTPGTAIESQLLEASDHNYLSAIAGNLTEMGAAFLDLSTGDFQVTEFSGEDAWERIVEQLDAFGVREILYPKSLEDFLNARVSGPASDEPSGATVDQFRREAVVLQRATRTPLDDWAFDEDYAATLLVDHLGVATLDGFGLTGHTQAIRAAGAALHYARETQQAQASHITEISFFQPSDYMILDPSTVRHLELVQQLDGGKDHTLFAVLNATETAMGARLLKQWILRPSVNLAELNTRLDAVEDLKNALVRRDQLRQHLKRVQDVERLLARINLGTATARDLIGLKQSLSAVPLIKEVLAESSSSLLEVLRESLDELNDVCDLIGRAISDHPPASLAEGGTIRPGYSAELDELRALAGDSKGAIAAIERRERQRTGISSLKVKFTSVFGYFIEVSKANLHLVPPDYERKQTLVGAERFTTPELKEYERKILSAEQRIAELEAELFHDVRRQVAGATRRIQQTARALAQLDVLTALAETAARRNYCRPLLTEDDEIVIKDGRHPVVETQVDRFVPNDLFINNTTDRLLIVTGPNMGGKSVYLRQAALICILAQIGSFVPAREARLGLVDRIFTRVGTSDDVARGRSTFMTEMIETAKILHTATPRSLVLLDEIGRGTATFDGLSLAWAVAEYLHNNANHAAKTLYATHYHEMTDLEKVLPGVRNYQALVKETQGGIVFLHKIVEGRANKSYGIEVARLAGLPQSVIARAREILANLEANELDPMGRPKLARHLPSRADWKEQPTLFDSTHQQIIEELRQIDLDRLTPEEAKEVLAALKRKLI; encoded by the coding sequence ATGGAGATAAAGGGACCCACCAAGCTCACGCCGATGCTCAAGCAATATCACGAGACGAAGCGTCGCTATCCGGGGACGCTTCTTTTCTTCCGCCTCGGCGACTTTTACGAACTGTTCTACGAGGATGCCCTCATCGGATCGAAGGAGCTTGAAATCACACTCACAGCACGACACAAGGAACGAGGCGCTCCTGTCCCGATGTGCGGCGTTCCTCATCATGCCCTCAATGCCTACGTGGCCAAGCTCATTCGCAAGGGCTATCGCGTGGCCATCTGCGATCAGGTCGAGGAGCCGACGGGCCGTAGCAAACTGGTGAAACGCGAGGTCGTACGAATTGTCACGCCGGGAACAGCGATTGAGAGCCAGCTTCTGGAGGCGAGCGATCATAATTATCTGTCGGCCATCGCCGGAAATCTGACCGAAATGGGAGCGGCTTTTCTCGACCTCTCCACGGGGGATTTTCAGGTCACCGAATTCAGCGGTGAAGATGCCTGGGAACGCATCGTCGAACAGCTCGACGCCTTTGGGGTCCGAGAAATCCTCTATCCAAAGTCACTCGAAGACTTCTTGAACGCACGCGTCTCCGGCCCGGCGTCGGATGAGCCGTCGGGAGCCACGGTAGACCAGTTCCGACGGGAAGCGGTCGTCCTTCAGCGAGCCACGCGAACGCCGCTCGACGACTGGGCCTTCGATGAGGATTACGCCGCAACTCTCCTGGTTGATCATCTGGGCGTAGCAACGCTCGATGGGTTTGGACTCACGGGCCATACGCAGGCCATTCGCGCAGCGGGAGCGGCCCTTCATTACGCGCGCGAGACGCAACAGGCGCAGGCCTCGCACATCACGGAGATTTCTTTCTTTCAGCCATCCGACTACATGATCCTCGATCCCTCCACCGTTCGCCACCTTGAACTCGTCCAACAGTTGGATGGAGGGAAGGACCACACTCTCTTTGCCGTCCTCAACGCTACAGAGACGGCCATGGGAGCCCGGTTGCTCAAACAGTGGATTCTTCGTCCCTCGGTGAACCTGGCGGAGCTGAACACGCGACTGGACGCTGTAGAGGACCTCAAAAATGCCCTCGTGCGGCGCGACCAACTTCGTCAGCACCTGAAGAGAGTCCAGGATGTGGAACGACTGCTGGCCCGCATCAACCTGGGGACGGCAACCGCGCGCGACCTGATCGGGCTCAAACAGAGCCTGTCCGCCGTTCCCCTCATCAAAGAGGTGCTGGCTGAGAGCAGCTCCTCCCTCCTTGAGGTTCTCCGAGAGAGCCTCGACGAACTGAACGATGTCTGCGACCTGATCGGTCGGGCGATCTCCGATCACCCTCCAGCCTCCCTCGCTGAAGGGGGAACTATTCGTCCGGGATATTCGGCGGAGCTTGACGAACTGCGGGCGCTGGCGGGCGACAGTAAAGGTGCCATTGCGGCCATCGAACGACGCGAGCGGCAGCGAACGGGAATTTCTTCGCTCAAGGTTAAATTCACCTCCGTCTTCGGCTATTTCATTGAAGTGAGCAAGGCCAATCTTCATCTCGTCCCTCCCGATTACGAACGCAAGCAGACGCTCGTCGGGGCCGAGAGGTTCACCACGCCGGAACTCAAGGAGTACGAACGAAAGATATTGAGCGCGGAGCAGCGCATTGCCGAACTCGAAGCGGAACTCTTTCACGATGTTCGGCGTCAAGTGGCCGGCGCAACCCGACGCATCCAACAGACGGCGCGGGCATTGGCTCAACTCGATGTCCTGACGGCCCTGGCTGAAACGGCTGCCCGGCGCAACTATTGTCGTCCCCTTCTCACCGAGGACGACGAGATTGTCATCAAGGACGGGCGGCACCCGGTCGTCGAGACACAGGTTGATCGTTTCGTCCCGAACGATCTCTTCATCAACAACACGACCGACCGACTCCTCATCGTGACCGGTCCGAACATGGGAGGCAAGAGCGTTTACCTGCGCCAGGCGGCGCTCATCTGTATCCTCGCCCAGATCGGATCGTTCGTTCCCGCCCGTGAGGCGCGACTCGGTCTGGTGGATCGGATCTTCACGCGCGTCGGAACATCAGATGATGTCGCCCGGGGCCGATCTACCTTCATGACCGAAATGATCGAGACGGCCAAAATTCTCCACACGGCCACGCCCCGCAGTCTCGTTCTTCTGGATGAGATCGGTCGCGGGACGGCAACTTTCGATGGTCTGTCGCTCGCCTGGGCCGTCGCTGAATATCTGCATAATAACGCGAACCACGCCGCCAAGACGCTCTATGCCACACACTATCATGAAATGACCGATCTGGAGAAGGTTCTCCCCGGCGTGCGTAATTACCAGGCGCTGGTTAAAGAAACGCAGGGCGGGATCGTCTTTCTCCATAAGATCGTTGAGGGGCGTGCGAACAAGTCCTATGGGATTGAGGTCGCCCGCCTCGCCGGACTTCCGCAATCGGTGATCGCGCGTGCACGAGAGATTCTGGCCAATCTCGAAGCCAACGAGCTGGATCCGATGGGGCGCCCCAAACTCGCCCGGCATTTGCCGAGCCGTGCCGATTGGAAAGAGCAACCCACCCTCTTTGATTCCACCCATCAGCAGATCATCGAAGAACTCCGCCAGATTGATCTCGACCGGTTAACACCGGAGGAGGCTAAGGAAGTCCTCGCTGCGCTCAAACGAAAACTCATCTAG
- the dat gene encoding D-amino-acid transaminase: MTEGLVWLNGEFLDFASAKVSVEDRGFQFGDGIYEVIRVYQGKPFAFEDHLQRLQRSADAIELTLPYSLDALRDVGYELIERTQLGDAELYLQVTRGVAPRAHLFPSDATPTVVMTIRRLRTIPPEVWEKGIAVITVPDERWRRSDVKSICLLPHVLAKERARRSGAYEALFVRDGCVLEGASSNLFIYDGTALITPVADQRILHGISRAHLIEVARGRGYTVVERDIRPPEVIAAQEVLLTSTTLEVAPVIAVDGTPIGSGVPGPIYRDLSQAFREMVRAHVSRATAR; the protein is encoded by the coding sequence GTGACAGAAGGACTTGTCTGGCTCAACGGCGAGTTTCTCGATTTCGCTTCCGCGAAAGTGTCGGTCGAAGATCGAGGCTTCCAGTTCGGCGATGGCATCTATGAGGTTATTCGCGTCTATCAGGGGAAGCCGTTTGCCTTTGAAGATCATCTGCAGCGGTTACAACGAAGCGCCGACGCCATTGAACTCACGCTGCCGTATAGTCTGGATGCCCTCCGGGATGTCGGATACGAACTGATTGAACGGACGCAGCTCGGTGACGCTGAGCTGTACCTTCAAGTGACGCGGGGTGTTGCTCCCCGCGCGCATCTCTTCCCTTCTGATGCGACGCCCACAGTGGTCATGACGATCCGGCGGCTCCGGACAATTCCGCCCGAAGTGTGGGAGAAGGGAATTGCCGTCATTACTGTGCCGGACGAGCGATGGCGACGTTCGGATGTGAAGTCCATTTGCCTTCTGCCACATGTTCTGGCGAAAGAACGGGCCCGCCGGTCAGGAGCCTACGAGGCGTTGTTTGTCCGCGACGGCTGTGTGCTCGAAGGCGCAAGCAGTAATCTCTTCATCTATGACGGGACGGCCCTCATCACTCCGGTAGCTGATCAGAGAATCCTTCATGGCATTTCCCGCGCTCACCTCATCGAAGTCGCACGTGGTCGAGGGTATACGGTCGTCGAGCGAGACATCCGTCCGCCTGAGGTTATCGCGGCTCAGGAAGTCCTGCTGACGAGCACGACACTCGAAGTGGCGCCGGTCATCGCGGTAGACGGCACGCCTATCGGATCGGGTGTCCCTGGACCGATTTATCGAGACCTCTCGCAGGCCTTCCGGGAAATGGTCCGCGCGCACGTCAGTCGTGCTACCGCTCGCTGA
- a CDS encoding dihydrodipicolinate reductase, whose amino-acid sequence MPSKLRLIHYGLGPIGAAIARLVVEKGTAEIVGAIDIDPAKVGRDVSEVVGLDRPLGVQVSDRAADVLRHRADVVIHSTSSYLTTVLDQLYSCIEAGSHVISTCEELAYPFRKYPELSRELDARAHARGVAVVGTGVNPGFVMDKLVLTLSTVCQQVDSIFVSRVVDASERRLPLQKKIGAGMTPDEFSRAVASGTIKHHGLPESAAMIADGLGIHLDDLTETIEPVLAEEDMRTQYLEVKKGFVAGVKQVCRGVSNGRERIVLDLRMAVGARDAADTIRITGRPNITLQIPGGTHGDLATAAVVVNTIPLIVSARPGLRTVMDLPVKYSP is encoded by the coding sequence ATGCCATCAAAACTTCGCCTCATCCACTATGGGCTCGGCCCCATCGGGGCAGCCATCGCTCGGTTGGTTGTAGAAAAAGGGACCGCCGAAATCGTTGGAGCCATAGACATTGATCCGGCCAAAGTGGGCCGCGACGTGAGCGAGGTCGTGGGGCTCGATCGGCCGCTCGGCGTGCAGGTGTCCGACCGAGCAGCCGACGTGCTCCGTCACCGCGCGGATGTCGTCATTCATTCTACGTCTTCATACCTGACCACCGTACTCGATCAGCTTTACAGTTGTATCGAAGCAGGTTCGCACGTCATCTCGACCTGTGAGGAACTGGCGTATCCGTTTCGTAAATATCCGGAACTCTCGCGCGAACTGGATGCGCGGGCACATGCGCGAGGCGTTGCCGTCGTTGGCACGGGCGTCAATCCCGGGTTCGTAATGGATAAACTGGTGCTGACGCTTTCGACCGTCTGCCAGCAAGTTGATTCCATTTTTGTCAGCCGGGTCGTTGACGCTTCCGAACGCCGACTTCCTTTGCAAAAGAAAATCGGCGCCGGGATGACGCCGGACGAATTCTCCCGGGCCGTCGCTTCCGGCACCATTAAACATCACGGTCTCCCTGAATCGGCCGCCATGATCGCCGATGGATTGGGGATTCACCTGGATGATTTGACGGAGACCATCGAACCCGTCCTTGCCGAGGAAGATATGCGGACGCAATATCTGGAGGTGAAAAAGGGATTCGTCGCGGGCGTCAAACAGGTGTGTCGGGGGGTCTCCAACGGTCGGGAGCGGATTGTCCTCGATCTGCGAATGGCCGTCGGTGCTCGCGATGCGGCTGACACTATCCGCATCACGGGGCGTCCGAACATCACGCTGCAGATCCCCGGCGGAACCCACGGAGACCTGGCCACCGCCGCCGTTGTCGTCAATACCATCCCGCTCATCGTTTCAGCCCGCCCCGGACTCCGGACGGTCATGGATCTCCCGGTGAAATATTCTCCGTAA
- a CDS encoding ROK family protein gives MSERHDSAAGRYIGVDIGRTIRAAIVTVDGEIVAQRDLLAETRMPRIFLRQLIEVITELCQLPDAGTIGAIGIGWPGLVNQQTQHIELAPHLVDLSGFDVYRELSGAIGVPLVFDNDANMAAYGEWTCGAARGARHVFFVSFGTGIGSALILDGRLHRGAAGYAGEFGHCKVDPRGIECGCGGVGCLETVASGPNIVRRVREMFFTDPAYSLSSLATDMAGVLTLQRVIEAAINGDRLARAALREAGAAVGLAIANVINLLNVDVIVIGGPVMAVGDLLLRAIRREASRHSFALSFRRCRFVRSELGEMAGVIGAALLARDHVRSALVEVF, from the coding sequence ATGAGTGAGCGCCATGACAGCGCTGCCGGACGATATATCGGCGTTGATATTGGCCGCACCATCCGGGCCGCTATTGTGACCGTCGACGGAGAGATCGTTGCTCAAAGAGATCTCCTGGCGGAAACGCGCATGCCGCGCATCTTCCTCCGGCAACTCATCGAAGTCATCACGGAGCTGTGTCAGTTACCGGACGCCGGCACTATTGGCGCCATCGGGATTGGTTGGCCGGGACTCGTGAATCAGCAGACCCAACATATCGAACTGGCTCCCCACCTTGTTGATCTCTCCGGGTTCGATGTTTATCGAGAACTCTCGGGGGCAATTGGAGTGCCACTGGTATTCGACAATGATGCGAATATGGCGGCCTATGGGGAATGGACGTGCGGGGCCGCTCGTGGGGCTCGCCATGTCTTTTTCGTCAGTTTTGGTACCGGGATCGGGTCAGCCCTCATTCTCGATGGGCGGCTTCATCGAGGGGCAGCGGGCTATGCGGGCGAGTTCGGTCACTGTAAGGTGGATCCACGGGGTATTGAATGCGGGTGTGGAGGAGTGGGCTGTTTGGAAACGGTAGCCTCAGGACCAAACATTGTGCGGCGTGTGCGCGAAATGTTCTTCACCGATCCAGCCTATTCGCTGTCGTCGCTGGCCACCGATATGGCCGGCGTCCTGACGCTTCAGCGAGTGATTGAGGCAGCCATCAATGGGGATCGGCTGGCTCGCGCTGCGCTCCGCGAAGCGGGAGCGGCTGTGGGACTGGCCATCGCCAACGTCATCAACCTCCTCAACGTTGACGTCATCGTCATCGGTGGACCGGTCATGGCAGTGGGTGATCTGCTTTTGCGGGCGATTCGGCGAGAAGCGTCCCGACATAGCTTCGCCCTCTCCTTTCGGCGATGTCGTTTCGTTCGAAGTGAACTGGGGGAAATGGCGGGCGTCATCGGTGCCGCGCTCCTCGCCCGGGATCATGTCCGCTCCGCGCTTGTCGAAGTCTTTTGA
- a CDS encoding protein kinase has translation MAQDHLIGQVISHYKVLAELGRGGMGVVYKAYDLNLERTVVLKILSGDLVGDPESRRRFLREARLASALDHPNICSIYEIAETDGHYFIVMQYVEGQTLKRVIGGKPLDLESWMSIALQVADALVAAHARGIIHRDIKSTNILITERGQVKILDFGLAKLSAEQISSAEEEARADLTEIGATLGTPSYMSPEQARGERVDHRTDIFSFGVVLYEMATGRVPFKAKTRVETMAAVIHQEPRPVRQLNPLIPEALEAVIERAMEKDPRDRYQTMRDLRDDLLAIAPDIGRVSGIPDGLRVPFHPPVRKWFFWPLIRELRRVVRAVWRGTSPRSSVAAAHSSGSQKAEFSLTSGPTRSLAILPFKNLSSNPDDDVYSLSLADSLITELGKLKTVNVQPSSRIARYQHRLVDPRQVGRDLRVDAVLVGAFLRSPERFRVTAQLIETRTGDLLWTEKVDAHPKDILTVLDHITRKIVSGMAGGSATLDPYAMLSDEREAERLRAVRLLEVSEDPRAISALVSALRDSSLRVKAAAVAALVSQGSRASGMIIEELNEALDAGDYVTARFAARALGLIGDEQIVPVLVALLTCEDVFVACEAAVALGQMKSSEAVEALVPLLKSSNSNLRFAAVEALGQIGDGRAADPLGDLLSDPDEGIRAKVRWALSRLKSAVPSSTGSSPALAREITDESGDE, from the coding sequence GTGGCACAAGATCATCTGATCGGCCAGGTCATCTCTCATTACAAGGTGCTCGCCGAGTTGGGTCGAGGGGGGATGGGTGTCGTCTACAAAGCCTATGACCTGAACCTCGAACGCACGGTCGTGTTGAAGATTCTGTCGGGGGATCTCGTGGGGGATCCCGAATCCCGGCGTCGTTTCCTTCGAGAAGCGCGGCTGGCTTCGGCTCTCGATCATCCCAACATTTGTTCTATCTACGAGATTGCCGAGACCGACGGACATTATTTCATCGTCATGCAGTATGTCGAGGGTCAGACGTTGAAGCGCGTCATCGGGGGCAAGCCGCTTGATCTCGAAAGCTGGATGAGCATTGCTCTTCAAGTTGCCGATGCGTTAGTGGCCGCTCATGCGCGGGGAATCATTCACCGCGACATCAAGTCAACGAACATCCTCATCACCGAACGCGGGCAGGTGAAGATTCTCGACTTCGGTCTGGCCAAGCTCTCGGCCGAGCAGATTTCGTCTGCGGAGGAAGAAGCTCGGGCGGACCTGACGGAAATCGGCGCGACTCTGGGTACGCCCTCGTACATGTCACCGGAACAGGCGCGAGGCGAGCGCGTGGATCATCGAACGGACATTTTTTCCTTCGGGGTCGTTCTCTATGAGATGGCGACGGGGCGAGTCCCCTTCAAAGCGAAAACGCGCGTGGAGACGATGGCCGCAGTGATTCATCAGGAGCCGCGTCCGGTTCGGCAGCTCAACCCCTTGATTCCGGAAGCCCTTGAGGCCGTGATCGAGCGAGCGATGGAGAAGGACCCGCGGGATCGCTATCAGACCATGCGAGACTTGCGCGATGACCTGCTGGCCATCGCTCCGGACATCGGGCGGGTCAGCGGAATCCCCGATGGACTTCGCGTGCCGTTTCATCCTCCGGTGCGCAAGTGGTTCTTCTGGCCGCTCATTCGTGAACTGCGGCGGGTGGTTCGCGCCGTTTGGCGGGGGACATCGCCTCGCTCCTCGGTGGCTGCCGCTCACTCATCGGGCAGCCAGAAGGCCGAGTTTTCGCTCACCAGCGGTCCGACGCGCTCGCTCGCTATCCTGCCGTTTAAGAATCTGAGCAGTAATCCCGATGACGATGTCTACAGTCTTTCGCTGGCCGACAGTTTGATCACCGAACTGGGGAAACTCAAAACCGTCAATGTGCAACCCTCCAGCCGCATCGCCCGCTATCAACACCGACTCGTTGATCCGCGACAGGTCGGGCGCGATCTGCGCGTAGATGCGGTTTTGGTCGGAGCTTTCCTGCGTTCCCCAGAGCGGTTTCGCGTGACGGCTCAATTGATTGAGACGCGGACCGGCGATCTTCTCTGGACGGAGAAGGTGGATGCCCATCCCAAAGATATTCTCACTGTCCTGGACCACATCACCCGGAAGATCGTCAGCGGAATGGCCGGAGGATCGGCGACACTCGATCCTTATGCAATGCTGTCGGATGAGCGCGAGGCGGAACGGTTGCGCGCAGTGCGACTATTGGAAGTTTCCGAAGATCCTCGGGCAATTTCAGCGCTCGTCTCGGCATTACGCGATTCCAGTCTCCGGGTGAAAGCGGCAGCCGTCGCCGCTCTCGTCTCCCAGGGCTCACGCGCCAGTGGGATGATCATCGAGGAACTGAATGAAGCTCTCGATGCCGGAGATTATGTAACAGCGCGATTTGCTGCGCGCGCCCTGGGACTCATCGGCGATGAACAGATCGTCCCTGTTCTCGTGGCCCTGCTCACCTGCGAGGATGTCTTCGTCGCATGCGAGGCTGCCGTGGCGTTGGGTCAGATGAAAAGCAGTGAAGCCGTGGAAGCTTTAGTGCCGCTCCTCAAGAGTTCCAACAGCAATCTCCGGTTTGCGGCAGTTGAGGCGCTCGGTCAGATCGGCGATGGGCGTGCCGCGGATCCGCTCGGCGACCTTCTCTCCGATCCGGATGAGGGCATCCGGGCTAAGGTGCGGTGGGCCCTCTCTCGCTTGAAATCCGCGGTCCCTTCATCTACCGGGTCCTCCCCTGCGCTCGCGAGGGAAATCACCGATGAGTCGGGTGATGAGTGA
- a CDS encoding DinB family protein has protein sequence MMRLFPMEVSLDHWKEYACRQMTRAREATLRFIMRLPERVIIEPHTQGQWSIKDVLAHLIAWEEEAIRRLELILRDQGDRIVFIDDRRAADAFNADAVRRMRRTSLKTLLHRMARTRARLTQRFQQLPISALNDPRHRYPVIEWFPEFAWTHEHDHLRRMQRWWYNRRRTIRRKSSKENPA, from the coding sequence ATGATGAGGTTGTTCCCGATGGAGGTTTCGCTCGATCACTGGAAGGAATACGCGTGTCGGCAGATGACGCGCGCACGAGAAGCGACGCTCCGGTTCATCATGCGTCTTCCCGAGCGCGTCATCATTGAGCCGCACACGCAGGGTCAGTGGTCAATCAAAGACGTTCTCGCCCATCTCATCGCCTGGGAAGAAGAGGCCATCAGGCGACTCGAGCTGATCTTGCGCGATCAAGGGGATCGGATCGTTTTCATTGATGATCGCCGGGCAGCCGACGCCTTCAATGCCGATGCGGTGCGGCGGATGCGACGAACGTCCCTGAAGACGTTGCTCCACCGGATGGCGCGAACGCGGGCTCGCCTGACTCAACGATTTCAGCAGCTCCCGATCTCCGCCCTTAACGATCCCCGCCATCGCTATCCGGTGATCGAGTGGTTCCCGGAATTTGCCTGGACGCATGAGCACGATCACCTGCGCCGGATGCAACGATGGTGGTATAACCGACGACGAACCATTCGGCGGAAATCGAGCAAGGAGAATCCAGCTTAG
- a CDS encoding sugar transferase yields MPRPRLIRGAISAILPLADSLIAAGSFLFSFRLRMLNHVPSVDEVIGLLGAGELLSTLKWETFQPYLHLFLVAVPLHLFWLSRNRFYLLRGEFSLLDDFVGLIKATTMATLWLIVIAFMYRGVFAFREYSYSRGIFLLHAVFTFTGYMVLRLGLRWAQTMLRRRGRNLIPALIVGEGDLAELCLKEMTSKPHLGYRVVGVVTSPGATRSSPTRSSKYSLLGDLNDLPEIVRRWGIEEVFITDSTINPDVLFETIMKCWRWQRVSFRVVPHLLNCLPSKTALDHIGSLPMVQLFQEPLRGPARHLKRAFDLVASALGLIVLSPLLAIIAAIVKLTSPGPILFRQERVGMDGRIFLAYKFRTMYPDADDRPHREVAIRLIKGVGSPPSPGMSLTPTMTVTQNVLYGKVPGDRRITPVGRWLRRWSLDELPQLINVLKGEMSLVGPRPPIPYEVELYSPWHRKRLDVKPGLTGLWQVSGRNRLPFERMVELDLYYIENWSFWLDLLILLKTIPAILRGDTE; encoded by the coding sequence ATGCCTCGGCCAAGACTGATCCGAGGAGCAATCTCTGCCATTCTGCCTCTGGCCGATAGCCTTATCGCCGCCGGATCGTTTCTCTTCTCCTTTCGTCTGAGGATGCTCAATCACGTTCCTTCAGTGGATGAGGTCATCGGTTTGCTTGGCGCCGGTGAACTTCTGTCAACGCTGAAGTGGGAGACGTTTCAGCCCTACCTTCACCTGTTCCTCGTCGCTGTGCCGCTTCACCTGTTCTGGCTCTCTCGCAACCGGTTCTACCTTCTCAGAGGGGAATTTTCGCTGCTGGACGATTTCGTCGGCCTGATCAAGGCGACGACAATGGCCACGCTCTGGCTCATCGTCATTGCCTTCATGTACCGGGGCGTCTTTGCCTTTCGCGAGTATTCATATTCTCGAGGGATATTTTTGCTTCACGCGGTATTCACGTTCACGGGATATATGGTGCTGCGCCTCGGCCTCCGGTGGGCCCAGACGATGCTTCGGCGTCGTGGCCGAAATCTGATTCCTGCGCTCATTGTCGGAGAAGGAGACCTCGCCGAGCTTTGCTTGAAGGAAATGACATCGAAACCGCACCTGGGGTACCGTGTGGTCGGTGTGGTGACGTCGCCGGGAGCCACGCGATCCAGCCCGACCCGCTCCTCGAAGTATTCTCTTCTGGGAGACCTCAATGATCTGCCTGAGATCGTGCGCCGGTGGGGCATCGAAGAGGTCTTCATCACGGATTCGACGATCAATCCCGATGTTCTCTTTGAGACCATTATGAAATGCTGGCGGTGGCAGCGGGTGAGTTTCCGCGTGGTGCCTCATCTTCTGAACTGCTTGCCGAGCAAAACCGCTCTCGATCATATCGGCAGTCTGCCGATGGTTCAGCTCTTTCAAGAGCCGCTTCGGGGCCCCGCGCGACATCTGAAGCGGGCGTTCGATCTCGTGGCGTCAGCTCTCGGCCTCATTGTGCTCAGCCCGTTGCTTGCCATCATCGCCGCGATCGTGAAGTTGACCTCGCCCGGACCCATACTCTTTCGCCAGGAGCGTGTGGGAATGGATGGCCGAATTTTCCTCGCCTACAAGTTTCGGACGATGTATCCGGATGCAGACGACCGGCCGCATCGTGAGGTGGCTATCCGATTGATTAAAGGGGTCGGCTCCCCCCCATCGCCGGGGATGTCACTCACGCCGACAATGACCGTAACGCAGAACGTTCTTTACGGCAAAGTGCCGGGGGACCGACGCATCACCCCTGTGGGACGATGGTTGCGGCGGTGGAGTCTCGATGAACTCCCCCAACTGATCAACGTCCTCAAGGGCGAGATGAGCCTCGTGGGTCCGCGTCCGCCAATCCCTTACGAAGTTGAGCTTTATTCCCCCTGGCACCGGAAACGGCTCGATGTCAAGCCCGGACTCACGGGCCTGTGGCAGGTCAGTGGCCGCAATCGCCTCCCGTTCGAACGAATGGTCGAACTCGATCTCTACTACATCGAAAACTGGTCGTTCTGGCTCGATCTTCTCATTCTCCTCAAGACCATCCCCGCTATCCTCCGCGGGGACACGGAATGA